The sequence below is a genomic window from Humulus lupulus chromosome 3, drHumLupu1.1, whole genome shotgun sequence.
CTTCCATGCTGGACACTTGGTAGCTATATGTTCATCACGATGTACTCGAGTGCTGCCAGTGCTTGTTGTGGTGACACACCAAGCATGCAAATGGCATATGGAATGGTTTGGTTGGTCCATCACATaccttgttatttttttttttataagaaaatgatagtattataattttttttttcaaaatctaaTAGTTTAATTATTATTAGAATTTCAATTTGTAGTTTTAGgattccatttttttttatcatcaaggtaatatttaataatttataatttaatattaaatgcAAGTATCTATATGAGATCTtaagaatattattattattattgattttgGTACAGGATAATTTGCCATATGTTGCATTTTAGAATATGCTCACTTATTGATTTTGGTGTAATATaggttatgttatgttttgtgtgAATGTATGATTGAATTGAATTAACTATATTTGTTGATATTGTGTGGTAATTTAGCAGactcttgtgtgttatttgtttttatattgaTAGAATGATCACAGAAATAGGACATAGTATTAAGATAACTTTTGCTGACTATTTATCAATTACTTAAGCAAATATGTACGGCAACTTAAGAATGAATATTCTTTTTTGGAGAAAATAGAATGAATAATTAAAAGCACCCATTTgagtataattattttttataaaatttgacTGACAAATGTCCTCCAAAATACGACATCGTGTTacaagttatttatttattttcaacttCCGTTAACTTTTTTACAGTCGACTCTAATTTCCCCATTGCTTCCCGTCAAGGGACTAATATTCCCCATATTAATCATTGACTGAGCGAAGCTTTCGAAGAAGGCTGTCTGGTTGCTGATGAAGTTATTGACAATGGAGACCGTGGAGGCTCCCGACGTCGAAAACAGCTCCTGGTCCGACTGAAGAAGCCCCCTGTTGTTCTGCAAATTGGTGAAGTAGTTGTTGTCGAAGTTATCGGCACTGCTTGGATCGAGGTCCGTCAGAGTTGTTCCGCTGCCGTTTTGGGGACATGTTTGCTGTAGAGTGGCCAAGTAGGTTGAGTTCAATGATGGGTCTGGATTCCCTGTTCCGTTGAAGTTGTAGAGACGGTTGGTGAAGGCTCGGCATTGAGCTCGTCCGAACGTGTGTGCACCTGCCAGATATTTGATCAAATGTGTCAACGAACTAAATTTTAATTTGAGGAATAGAAAACGCGGTTGGTTAATTTGAAAATGTATAATTAACCATGAGTTTTTTGTTTCTTAAAAGATTTAAAAGATAGTCTTAGATTTTAAGCGAGTTTTGATACGGTTAGTTCATTAGTTTGGGTCTATGTGTTAGCGAAAAAGTAAACGATAGGAGATGAAGCTACGTTCTTCTTACCAGATAGTGCCACTAGATCGTTGGTGTTTAGGCCGACCGCGGAGAATTTGGAAGTGATGTTTGTTAAGCCTTCGGTAGGAGATGGAATGGAAGTGTTGGCTCCTCCCTGGTTAGCGGTTAAGCTGTCTCTTCTTCCTAGTTGTACGTTCCAAGATGGACCTCCTGACTACAAACATAGTTAACACTAAATTACTATGCAAATTTATGTCCTAAACTTTGAGTTGTTTTCCTTTGCAGGATAATATTCTGAGATGCTATGAGCAATCAATCAAAGTTCATTTCTTGAGCTTTTTATTTGATCGAACTATAACAAAGTAAGATTTGTTTCAAACCAACAATCACCCCATGACGATTTTGCAAATTGAACAAAAATTCTATTTACTGCTGGTTATTTTTACTTACCAAAGATACAGAAGCTTCAGCTGCGAGGGCAAGAATGTCGGCACAAGATACAACACCGGAGCACGAATTCTCCACAGCAGTCTTGATGTTGTCAACAACGTCGAAACCCCTTGTGGAGTTGGTGTTAGGGCCCGCATCTTTTTCGCTCTGTATGCTGGCGCTGTTGTCTAACAGTAATGAAGCATCACATCCCTAACATAATCAACAAATTAAGGCTCGCTCAACAACAAAACTTGAAACAAAATAGAGAGCTATATCAAAGGTTAAGGAAAGGTATATAAGTTTACATTGACAAAGCAGTCATGAAAATGAAGGCGAATGAGGCTTGCGCCAATCCGCGAGTCAGAATTCATAGCTTGTTGAACTGCATTTCTCACTATGCTTGAGGCGTTGGGGCAAGTAGAGGAGTAAAATGTACTGTTTAGTTGAGCATTAGATTCATATAGAGTCGTTGCTACAATACTAAATCCCAATAGTATGGAATAGTAGTatgaagaagcagaagaagaagaGGGGGAGGAGAAAGAAAACATTATGGTTTCTTAATTTCTTGCTTATAATTATTCTCGATTACCTTAGCTTTCTATATATAAGCTTAATTATGTGTCAGTATTGGTTATCACCTCAAGCCAATATATAGGGAAACATCACGTCGTTCTTCCTGGTCGACGAAGTCTTTTGCTTTTGGCAATTAAAAGTGAATATTATATAACACAATACGTAAAGTATATATGAGATTCCGCAGGAAGATTCTTCATTGCCTTTTTTTCACGCGGTTgtagaaaaatggcattttgtTATTAGGTATTAGGTTTACAACTTTGCAAGTTTTCGAGAAAAGTCAATTTAAAACGCTGgtcaaattattatttatatatataatatatttattttgaacTTATTATATATCTTCATTTAGAAGAAATTTTCCTATGGTGCATGTTAGGAGACAATGATTTGTCGGTTCAGGCTAATTATGCTTGGTGGTACTACTAAAGAAAGCCATATATATTGTCTAGGCATAACGCCACCAATTTAGTCTATATTTTAACTCTACACAGCATCATTATTATGGTGATAAGTAATTTTCATTTTCTTAGTCCTTTTTCATTTAGTATGAAGGCACTTGATGAAAGATAGAACGAACCTTCAAACAAACCTAACATTCTTTCTCCGGAGGAAAACAAACCCTAGCTATCATATCCTCTTTAGAAAAAGCTGTGTGCATTATTTAAATCATAAACCAAAAGCTTTAATTAATTAGGTGTAGAATTGGCATCAATTACGGGTGATTGATTGTAAGCTTAATACTGTGCTTGATTGGTTGTAATTAATTAGAACATATCCATTTATATATACAGTATAGAGAGATTCTAAGTAGTCTTCAAAGAGAGGAAACAgttttttgtgtaattttttttttatgattttgtattttgtaattgtttaaaatattttacaaatttttaaaatttttaaataatttataatgtcgAAAATTAGTTTCAAAACATGTTATTatatgcgtgactaattttttcatgattttggaaaacaacatgtttaaacttaattttcgacataataaattattcgaaattttttgaaattttacaAATGCTCCAAATAACTACAAAATATACCATCATCAAAAAATAACAGTAAAAATTATTCATGTAtcgaagataaaaaaaaaaaacccaaaatacACCGCTAAAAATACACGAACCCTTTTTGAAGCGCCTACAAATAAACTTTCATACATCACAACGTCATTTCAAAATAAattgtttattttaatatattaacatTAATGTTCCGGACAATATCTTCCATGATTTTATCTGGCATGATTATTAATCTAATCAGAGTTTAGTATGAAGAAATTTATCCTAATTGTCCTTTTGCATTTGTTATATTCGTCACAAGTCAAAATTCCCCACAAATTACAAGAATTCTTCTATCTTCATTTAAAGCTTTAAAAACATTACCGTTGCTGTCGTAAGACAGTAGAATCTGACAAGGTAGAATAGGTCTAGTTATGGTTGGCTaccattaattttaaaatttgcaTGGAAAAGGATTTATTATCTATGGTTGGCTaccattaattttaaaatttgcaTGGAAAAGGATTTATTATCTATTTTACTAGGTCACTATAGGCGGACAGGAAATGatgtataatataatgtaattagGATAAGTGTTTGGTTACAAACCAATAtgctccatatatatatatatatatatatgaatgtgtaCCTTATAAAGCAATGTGAGGTCTGAGTTTAATTCTTCTGAATTCCATTTGCTTTTTTCAGCCATTTTCCTTATTAGCATGGGGCACCCTTTGAGggaataatattatttattaccATAATTAGCCAAATACATAATCTTTTACCATAAGAATGTCTCTAGAATTCTATTGGCATCTATATTTTTTTACCATTAGAATGTACCTAGATTTCAGCACGAGTCTCTCGTCCAGCtcaggtacagctggcaaataaatacacggagaaataaccaagaaaattatctgtttattatccacgtaagcaacttcAGTGTTaagcgtcctgggtttaacctgaGCTACAGAAATGAAGGTTAtgaagcacgagctcatgatattcaaacgATTGCTGAAGTACGAGCTCGGAGAGATATCCAACTCGGAATAATTCAACTCAGGcacttttatacgattatttatgaccagcctatCATATTTAATGTCTCAGATATTAGAAGACCATTTATTTTATGATAAAATCATATCCAGTATAAATgagaattgtttgtattaaatgtaataaatatgcaaatccgtgattgactcacgtggttacccaaacatgtccatggaatttctctataaatactgagaatattggacagggcaagggacgattattctgtaatactaaaattctgtcaaaataaagagagaaacaacaataatatagactcgtggactaggtgaatttttaaccattgaaccacgtaaaaagatttgtgttcttgtgaattcatttcatatttttcGGTTTACTActaagcactaattcaaccttattatttcttcaatacactgttggcgaaaaaccacgtcaacaattttgtgctttcattgacagttgaaattagtgctttcatcaaaatcccactcaaatctcatcatggtggtcactcgctcaatgcacgacaatgagatagaacagcctggtgagtaggaggcccatcataccggtGTTTCAAGCGAGCATGGCCCAGAAGTTCAGCAATGTCCgggaaagcaaccggtgggccacgacgatactgggagttcggcgtcattatcaccgaatccaaacccagactacttgaTTGTAGTTGAGTTAGAAAACATGCAGTTAAAAAGCCATCATGCTAGGGCAAAtaggttaccccctcttgcaaccgacgttaatgtcggaaagaggcaaagtgggtctcataagtcccacaggaataaccgatccaaaccaagtcggttaGTCAGAACAACCACCCCATGTTCTGTGCCTACAGTgcgagatcgccaaaatgctTAACCTGGTAGCCCTCCTAAGGGTCATCAGCACATCAGTCGATTGGTTAGAAGtgcgaccccaagttcggtgcctccatCACTTGCACctgggaatacccatggcaacccacgaggagggaCTGGGATAGGCTCACAGAGACAGAATGTTCCAGCTAACCCAACTGCCTCACGATTGGATCGCTaggcgcagagagctagaaatGGGACAGAacagaggcgggctaatttagttcgccctgatgggacaaggattgcatCACTAGTAAGGCATCCCACGTCACCTATTAGGCACCCAACACCACCTCGACCTACgcgggacattcctgcttatggagacagtaggagaaaccctcctccatctgcccatacctatgtcccGCGGACACACgtcgaaaatccagatcctcggcctcaACTACGAGTTGTAagctttgcaaatggaagttattggactgaaagtcGCCGAAGTGGTAGGTCCAAGGGCGATCTAAGAAGTCATCTAATTTCGGCAGAAAGTCGTCGATACAATCCACAACctgatctgcgagatcgcctGAATTCCCAGAGAAGAAATTAAGCCCGAGATGAAGGTATTAGTCACATTCGTCGTGAGGGAGGTTCTTtcgaagtacgtgataatgggaatgccccacaaaaccaagctcaatcttggagggacaacaacccatcaaacatgtacgataggatgggagctttTGAACAACCTCaaaataacctagggactagggaccaaaccctcgagaggctagctcagatggaggaacaaatgaagaagcttctatCTGAAAAAGACAAAGACGATTGTGACTCAAAGGATGAGCTCAAgattttcgctccaaatattgcggcggccacaTATCAGGTGggtttcagaatgccacacttgtcaatgTTTCACGGAGATGGGGATCTGTCTGATCAActcgggatgtttaacaccatgacgATGGCCCACAACGTCGGACCCATTCTAAGATGTATTTTATTCCCCTCAACTCTGATTGGGCTAGCCAGGctgtggtttaaacaatacaagaggcattcaattagctcgtggaagaagttttctgctaatttcaagagagcattcagggcttccaAGATAGCTCGGAttaaggctgattcattggccaatgtaaagcaacaacctagcgaaccgttgaaggcatatctaagtaggtttgccaatgtcgctgCCCGAGCTAGAGATGTCGATGATAGCTTCAAGCTCATGGCGACGAGGACAGGAATTCTTGTTGGAGGCGACTTGTGGCAAGAAGtacagagaaaaggagttaatagtgtggatgaGTTCTTGTCACGGgctcaaagatgggttaacctgGAAGAAGCCCGAGCTTCTATCGCAGGAACCATTCAGATCCCTACCCAAActattggagcggtaacggatgttgcagctacgactcaaatcGTTACCCAAAATagccaagggggaaataataagaggaagggaaatggcgatcGCAACCAGAAtgggacaaagaaaaataagtccagggaaaaattcaagcctgtttatgcaacctataccgacctcacggatactagggagcgcatcttcctagcaaaaattaatcgccttccatggaagaagccagaaccattgaaaaaccaaagagcgaagagagacCCTTTGAAGTTCTTTCGGtttcacaatgatatcggtcacaacaccgatgattgtagatagctgaaggatgagatcgagaacctaatcagggcaggacctttggcccaatacgccTGAAACCGACTGGTCCCTAATCAGCCTGCTGGACAAAATCTTCCGTCAGCTCCTGAAACTTCAATGAATCACACCGGAGTCCAAGTGAATCAAGacacccctcctccgataataggggaagatatagccaccattttgggTGGACCCCATCTGGCAAGCACgagtagaggtgcccagaagaggtacattaatgaactaaaatcccataacggagtggagttcattcTGAAACAACGATTGTCAAAACAAATgggattggaaaaacaaccaatcatatttacagaagaggatactagtcacgtccagttcccgcataatgatcctttggtcataaccgttcagctcgccaatcgaagaGTACGGAGGACACTGGCAGATAATGGGatttctgtgaatctactttttaggtctaCCTTGGAACAAAATGGGGTTGTATATAGCAGAAttgaaggtgacctcaatgaTTCTATATGGATTTTCTGGTGAAGGATCAGCAGCCATCTGGACAATCGAGTTAGCGGTAACATTTGGAGAAGGCTCGCTAAATGTCTCCAAGTTACTCGAGTTCATTGTGATCGACTGTCCAGcagcatacaatgcaattttgggtcgacctagAAATCAAGTTCCCCTCAGCTGCGGGGATATGCACCGTTAGAGGTGATCATCTCGCTACCAAGGAATGatataacatttctatgaagggaaaatcacaacccgggcagcaagctatgcccataagtgacggaggtgaggagtcccaggaagtggaaggcacttgtgggatggaagaacctcaagaagcaaaGGATAGTGGCGTCGTCCCACATGATGACATTGATCCATGAATGGGCGAGGACATTTcagagctccaggccattgaggagctcgaggaagtaataATAGAccccaaagatgcttcaagagttgttaagatCGAAAAAAATCTTgacgataaaaggaagaaggagctgataAATTCTTACAAGAGAAAATGGACATCTTTGCCttgtcacatgaagacatggtggaaATAAGcttgagtgtgatcatgcacactctaaactttgACAAGAACGTGCTTGCGAAATCCAAAAAACAGAGGCGTTTGGGAACAGAATATGCTGAGGCACTATAAGAAGAAGTAGCTGGACTATTAAAATGAAGGTTTATtcatgaagcaaaatacccgatctgggttgcaaTCCCgtactggtcccaaagccaaatgggaaatggaggacctgctcGATTTCTCCGACGTGAACAAAGCTttccccaaggat
It includes:
- the LOC133823430 gene encoding peroxidase A2-like, with translation MFSFSSPSSSSASSYYYSILLGFSIVATTLYESNAQLNSTFYSSTCPNASSIVRNAVQQAMNSDSRIGASLIRLHFHDCFVNGCDASLLLDNSASIQSEKDAGPNTNSTRGFDVVDNIKTAVENSCSGVVSCADILALAAEASVSLSGGPSWNVQLGRRDSLTANQGGANTSIPSPTEGLTNITSKFSAVGLNTNDLVALSGAHTFGRAQCRAFTNRLYNFNGTGNPDPSLNSTYLATLQQTCPQNGSGTTLTDLDPSSADNFDNNYFTNLQNNRGLLQSDQELFSTSGASTVSIVNNFISNQTAFFESFAQSMINMGNISPLTGSNGEIRVDCKKVNGS